gcaattcctattcgatttggctgaaattttgtatgacgtattttattatgactttcaacaactgtgccaaataaggttcaaatcggttcataacctgatatagttgccatataaaccgatctgggatcttgacttcttgagcctctagaggtcgcaattattatccgatttgcctgaaattttgtacgacggatcctcNNNNNNNNNNNNNNNNNNNNNNNNNNNNNNNNNNNNNNNNNNNNNNNNNNNNNNNNNNNNNNNNNNNNNNNNNNNNNNNNNNNNNNNNNNNNNNNNNNNNNNNNNNNNNNNNNNNNNNNNNNNNNNNNNNNNNNNNNNNNNNNNNNNNNNNNNNNNNNNNNNNNNNNNNNNNNNNNNNNNNNNNNNNNNNNNNNNNNNNNGAGGAGGGAATAGCGGTATTATCTGTCATATGTTGAGGCCAATAATCTTGATTATCGTTGGTGACTAGCAGTTCGCGCATGCCATAACGTTGCctgcaacaataaaaacaacagcaaaagtaagaaaagtaaaataagaataaatgcggttaattaaatttaattaatatcACTAAGCAAATCAAGTGTGCATGATATGGGATTTGCCAAGTGTCGAGAGCACAACGCCCGACATCCGTCCCTCCCTGCCATTCATCCCCTCTGTATGAAAACTTACTCAATGTGACTGCGCCATATAACCAAAGCAGCATATAAACTGATGGATACCAAGGCCACCACCACCAAGATAATGCTGAGAATTAAATGTGTATTGGCCAAGGACTGTTTGTCGGCACGCTCTTCATCTTCATTCATTTCGATATTTTCATTTATAAATTCATCGGTGTTTATTACAATGGCCGGACCCCGATAACGTTCCTCAATTTCGCTGTCCTCCTTATTGGTGGTCTCATCGTTGGCTTCCAAAATTTCCACATCATATTTGAGATTTTTGAAGACATTCGTGTTGGGGGGATCTGCTATCATATCTTCATCGCGATGACTGTAGCTGTTGGCCTCAGAGGCAATCATGGAAGAAGAGtcctagaaaacaaaaaaaacaatgctTTGTTGTTATCCTCAGTTATAAAGTCTAGATTTAGATTAAGGTTAGATTAAAAGTGAATTCACTCAGAGACCAGTCTGGTTATAACCCAGTGAGAAAGTGTGTGTAGGTGAAAGATAAAGGAAAAGTGTAAGCCGCCAAATCAGACTCGGAGGCGAGATATAAAGGTGAAGAGATAAGATCAGAGTGGGTAGCAAGCGCATATCGGACACGCACTTGCATCCCCAAAGCACCGGTCCACGCCCACCTGAGGGTTTACTTGGTGTGTGTCAACCAGTGGACGCCGCTTGGCAGTTCGTCCCCGGTTTTAAGCCTGATATCAGTCACCTAGCAATAATCGCTTTGTACTAGCAGAAATTAATGCGCATCATGGGTTATGGCATTCCCTCCTAAGAGGGGCATGACTTTGACAAACTGCATTGATAGATGAAGTCTTTCCATCCATTCCTAACACTTTGTGGATAGCGAATAATTTGACTTTATGGATAATAAAACGAACCCGCGTAGAAGGGATCCCAAAGTCGAAtctcgactaatcgattagtcgactttttgtgtttaaaagtcgaagtcgactttcaatgattaaaaaaattagtagtcgattttgaagtcgaCAAGAAAGATACACAGAGATACAAGTTTGGCTTTGCTAATTTTGATGCTAAGTTTCTAGGTAagaattgtttccaatttttctgaGATGCATTTGAAATTTACAATTTAGTAAAAACAatcaaagcgtgctaagttcgggcgggccgaatcttatataccctccactatagattgcatttgtcgagttctttttcccatatctcttttaagacaaacaaaggataaaataaaacaagttataAATTTGGAccagaaatgaattgaatgctgaacattgtagaagtcattgtgtaatatttcagtccattcggataaaaattgcgccttgtaggggctcaagaagcaaaatcgggagatcggtttttatgggagctgcatcaagttatagatcgactcagaccattttagacacgtgaaggttatgagagacgccgttatacaaaatttctgccaaatcggaagagaattgcgccctctagaggctcaggaagtcaagaacccagaccggtttatatggcagctatatcaggttatgaaccgacttcaaCAATAGTTATcatatttgttggaaatcataacaaaacacctcatgcaaaatttcagccaaatcggataagaattgcgccctctaaaagctgaagaagtcaagcccccagaccggtttatgtgacagctatacaaggttatgtaccgatttgcgccatactaag
This Stomoxys calcitrans chromosome 2, idStoCalc2.1, whole genome shotgun sequence DNA region includes the following protein-coding sequences:
- the LOC106088273 gene encoding uncharacterized protein LOC106088273, which produces MAWRSVHILLFSFFVIFSINSVLAGPTTVVKDDPIKESLDELNDLTGSAILRDSSSMIASEANSYSHRDEDMIADPPNTNVFKNLKYDVEILEANDETTNKEDSEIEERYRGPAIVINTDEFINENIEMNEDEERADKQSLANTHLILSIILVVVALVSISLYAALVIWRSHIEQRYGMRELLVTNDNQDYWPQHMTDNTAIP